The genomic DNA ACATACATACCTAAAGTACACTCGGGCATCCATAGAGATGAAATTCCGTTATGCGGGAAGTCTGTAATTGTTTTAGTTTCATTTCTATATACAAGCAGTGCGGGAATATCCTTATATGTAAACGCTGGTAAATCGAATGATTCATATTCACCACTTTTTAATTGTTCCACATATTTTTCAACGTCTACGCTTTTT from Desulfonatronum sp. SC1 includes the following:
- a CDS encoding DUF4943 family protein, yielding MKTLKILIFCISLISLLGCDIDKTKELKSVDVEKYVEQLKSGEYESFDLPAFTYKDIPALLVYRNETKTITDFPHNGISSLWMPECTLGMYV